Genomic DNA from Segatella copri:
CAACCGTTTCTTTGTTTCCAACCTCTTCTTTCCTTGCTGCCTCTTCTTTCCTTGCTGCCAGCGCTTCTTCCAGAGAGGTGTATACTTCGCACCCTGTTATCTGCTCTCTTGTCTTCGAGATAACAATATTACGGCGGTTGGGCAAGGCTCCGTTAGGCAGCGACTCAAATGTCTTCCTGCCCATGATGATCGTATGTCCGGTTGTGAGCATACGAAATCGGGTCATGTCCGATGGGATGGCGTAGAGCAACCGGTTCTTGTACCCGATAGCTCTATGCACTTTGGATATACAGGCGATGATGCTAAGCATAAACTATAAACTGTTAACTGTAAACTGTTCTTCCGGAATATGGCTACTCTTGATCTTCCACTCCTGCGGATAGAGGTTGTTGGCACGGTTGCCAATGTTCTTTTCCCAGCCTATCGGAACCTGTCTGTAGGTTATCAGAACATACCCCTTAGGCGTATCGGCAGGCAGATTCACAGTCTCCTTGCGAAGGTAGCGGATGGCATCATCGTAGGATAACTCCACCTGTGGGAAGTGATCTTTGTTGAGCATCGTAGAGAGAGCGAGAGCCTGGTCGGGAATGAGACCCTTTCCCTTGTCTGTTCCCAGTTTCACACCTGCATGCAGCACCTTCAGGTTCTTTTCAGCCTGGTTGTAGATGTCTTTCCATCTGCCCGGGATGGCGTAAACCGTCTCGTTGCTTTCTGCAGGCATCCATTCCGTATCAGCCTTCAGCCAGCCGTCAGGAATCTCCGGTCCCTTTCCTTTAGCCACCTTCTTGTCTTTCTTCTTCTTATCCTTCCTGTTCTCCTTGGCTGGTGAGCCGGCTTCCCATTCGCCCTCTTTCTTCAGAATCGCCATAAACAGACCTTCGCCTCGCGAAACGCCAGGAATGAACCGGTAAACCGGGAAGTCGGTGCCCGTGAGGTTGCGGGTGATGTTCCATGTATCTTCTACACCCTCCAGTGCCATCACTTCAGCGCCAAGTTCTTCGCATATCCAGTCCACGTTCTCCTCATCTTCGTGCGCATTGAAGGTGCAGGTAGAGTAAATCAGGATACCGCCTGGCTTCAGACAGTTCCAGATATCCGATACGATTTCGCGCTGCAGCTGCCAGCAGTTGTTCACATTCTGGGTACTCCATTCGCCGATAGCCCCTTCATCTTTGCGGAACATTCCTTCGCCGGAGCAGGGAACATCGGTAAGAATCACATCAAACTGCAACTTAGATTTCTTGTAATCGCGGGGATAGTTGTTGGTAACAATCATATCCGGATGACCGAACTTCTGTACGTTTTCGGCAAGAATCTGTGAGCGGGTGCGCATCGGTTCGTTGCTGAAGAGCAGACTCCCTTCCGGCAAGGCAGCCCTTACGGCTGTCGACTTTCCGCCAGGGGCAGCACAGAGATCCAGCATCATCACCGGTTCTTTTACGTACTGTCGGATAGCCATATCTACAAACATAGATGAGGCTTCCTGTACATAATATAAGCCGGCATGCAGCAGCGGATCGAAGGTGAATCCGGGACGCGTAGAGAGATAACGTCCGGTTTCCGGACACCAGGGAACCGGTTCGCCATCAGCATCCTTGCATTTAAAAGGATTGATGCGGATACTGGTTGGTGCCTCCTCTTCAAGGATAGCATGCTCCAGACGCTGATACAGCTTTTCGCCCATCAGTGCCTGCGTATATGTTCTGAAATCTTCAGGTAATGTCTTCATTCTGTTTCTTTTTCTTTAATTTGTTTGCAAAAATAAGAAATTTTTCGTTTCTTTGCAACTAAATCGCGAAGAGATGCGTCTAAGAAGCAGAAATTTTTCAAATAACAAGGTAAAACAGTAAAAAATAATGATATGAAGAAAGCAATATTGGCATTAGCGCTCGTTATGAGCATCGGAGCCACCCAAGTGTCTTTGGCGTCTTCTGCTCCAAAACATCGTTATCATCCAACTACCCAACAGGTAGATTCAAAGGCTGCTCCTGCATCTGCCGCACAGCCATCTGCTTCGAAGGATAAAGACGACGAGGCGTTGGAGGCTTATTCTGATACAACCAGTACAGATTCGGCCAACTATGATGATTATGATGAGAATGATAATAAGTCTGTTCATTCTAGATACAGTTTAGACAACTATGATGATCCGTTCGATTTCATCGGTTCGGTATTTGGTGGCGGAGCGCTGGCTGTTATGATCATCTTCTGTATCATCTTCGGTCTGCTATTTGTCTTTGCTCCGCTGATCATCGTATTTCTGGTTATCAGATATCTGATTCGCCGCCACAACGACCGGATGAAACTGGCGGAAATGGCGATGGAGAAGGGCATCAATGTTCCGGAAAGCGACCGGCCGATAGACAAGCAGAGCGATGAGTATCTGGTAAAGCGTGGATTGAGAAATGCCTTCCTGGGAGCCGGTTTGTGCGCCATGTTTGCCTGGTGGGATGCTGATTTCCTGGCTGGCATCGGAGCCCTGGTCTTCTTCTATGGATTGGGACAGACCCTCATAGGTTCGCTTCCAGCCATCAAGGATTGGTGGAGAAACCGCCATGGCGATCAGGGCACAGGTTATAATGGAACTCCGGTATAAAAATCAAACAACAATTATTAGTTAATATATAGTGGAAAAGTTATCCGATATTTCTCTCGTCACGAAGGTGGTGATGCTTCATGACCGCAAGTCGTTCGACTTGCTGGTCAGGAAGTATCAGTCACCCATTCGTGGGTTCTTCCTACGGCAGACGCTGGGGGATGCGCAGCTGAGTGACGACTTGGCGCAGGATACCTTTGTGAAGGCTTATACCCATCTGTCGGGTTTCAGGGGTACAGCCAGCTTTTCCACTTGGCTTTATCGTATCGCCTATAATGTGTGGTATGATTATACCCGCAGTTATAAGGAAACGCAGGATATCGATACGCCGGCGGTTGCCCGACAGAATGCGCAGGGAGTGAATACCGGACTGAAGATGGATTTACTCAATGCCCTGCGGATATTGAGCGAGAACGAACGTACATGCATCACGCTGCAGCTGATGGATGGTCTCTCTATAGATAAGATTGCAGAGGTGACGGGAATGGCGCAAGGCACCATTAAGTCGCATCTCTCTCGTGGAAAACAGAAACTTGCAAGTTATTTAAAAAAGAATGGTTATGACCGATAAGATAAATGATAAGAAGTTGGAGAGCATGAAAGGGGAACCGTTGGCCCCTCAGGATGAAGAACTCTTACAGATGTTCTTTTCCGATTGCCAGATGTCAGAGATTCCTGATGACGGATTCTCCGACAGGGTGATGCAGGCCTTGCCGGCTTTACCCGAAACTGGTACAGCGATGTCGCTGGTTAAGCGCCAGCGTCTGGAACATTTATGGACGGCAGCCTGTGTGGCAGCAGGCATCATCATAGCAGTAGTCTGTCAGGGATGGGAACAGATTCAGGGGTGGCTTTTCTCTATGAAGATAGATTTCCTCCTCTCCGGTTCGCGTGCCCTTACGCATGTGGCAGATTCCATCGCCCACTCTCAGAATCTCCTGATGGTGCTGGCTGGCTTCGTTGTCCTCATCATGGTTTGGGGATATAATGAACTGGCTGATGCACGTCAGTAGGCTTCTTCCCTGATATCAATTGTATGAATGATCAACTCTTTCTATTAGCAGAATAGTTTTTAGTGCTAATAGAAAGAGTTTTTTATTACTATAAATATCATCTTTATGCTCTTGAAATCTCCGTTCATCGACGCTGAACGGACATTCAACGTCGCTGAACGGATATTCAACGTCGCTGAACGGACATTCAGCGTCGATGAACGAAGATTTAATATTGCTGAATATAGAAAAACAAATAGGTGCTGCTACTTTTTCAGTAGAGCACCTATGCTTATGATATCGGTTTCTAAAACAATTTATAGGTAGTGCGGAGCACTTTGAACTCGGTTCGGCGGTTCAGCTGGTTGCAGATTTCCTGATGCTCCTTGCTCTGCTTCAGGATAAATTCTTCGTTGAGCACATCGCCTTCCTTGAGCCAAGGATACTTCACGGTAAGTTTCTTGCGCACATTCTTCGGCTTCTCCTTGCCGTAGCCCACAGGGGTGAGGCGCTCTTTCTCTATGCCGTGTTTTATCAGATAGTCTACTACCGATTGGGCGCGGCGCTGAGACAGATGCTTGTTATATTCGCTGTTTCCCTTGTAGTCGCAATGGGCGCTGAGTTCGATGGTAACGTGCGGGTTCTCTTTCAGCAGCGTTACCAGCTGGTCGAGGGCTGTTGTACTGGCTTCGGTAAGGGTTGCCTTGTCGAAATCGTAGAAGATGTTGTCGATGAGTACAGGGGCTGTGATGGAAGCCAGCGGGAACTGGAGCACGTATTCCTTACTCTCTTTAGCTGAATCAACCCGAAGTTCTTCCTTGTGGTTGAGGTAGCCTTTGCAGGATGCCATCACCAGGTAGTCGACATGCGGATTGATAGGGAGGACAAACGAACCGTCGCCCTTGACGGATAGTTTCCTGTTCGTTCCGTCGTTGCCTACGATTCTGACCTCTGCGGCAGGCAGTTCATAACCGTCTTTCTCGTAAACCCATCCCTTCATTGTGGTAACAATCTCCGGATTCTCGAAGGAGTAGATATGATCGTAGCCTCTTCCGTCTTTTCTGTTAGAGCAGAAGAAACCCTGATTGTGGAGACCTTCGAAAGTCATTCCGAAGTCATCGGCTTCTGTATTCAGCGGATAGCCGGGGTGGGTGAGTTCATATTTCCGGGTGATGGAATTTACTTTGGCGATATAGATGTCGAGTCCGCCCATTCCCACATGACCGTTGCTGCTGAAGTAAAAGTCGCCGTTAGGGCGGAAGGTAGGGAACATCTCATCGCCTGGTGTGTTGATAGGTTCGCCCAGGTTCTCTACGCCGCCCAGTCCGGCAGGAGTGATGCGCACTCGCCAGATGTCGAGTCCGCCTTTTCCGCCCGGCATGTCTGATACGAAATAGAGCCATTCGCCATCAGGGGAGATGGCTGGATGGGCAAAACAGCTGAGTGTATCTTTGCTGATTTCCAGATTCGTAGGCTTGCTCCAGGCTGCATCTGAGCGGTTGGAGGTTACTATCTGGGCTAAGCGGGGCGAAGTGGGATCGGTGGCACACTGGGTGAGGTACATCTGCTTGCCGTCTGGGGTAAAGCAGCATGCGCCCTCTTCGTAGTCGGTGTTGAGACCGGTTCCGATGGCTTCCGGCTTGCTCCATTTGCCTTTGTCGTTCTTTTCAGAGAAGAAAATGTCGGCAGATTTCGTTCCTGTCACTCCGTTCAGGTCGCTGCCCTGGGCTTCGTTGCGGGTTGAGGTGAAATAGAGCTGACTGTAGTCATCGCTGAGGAACATCGGCGAATAGTCGTCTCTTCGGGAGTTGAAAACATCCATCCGCTTTACCTTGTACCGGCTTCCTTCCTTCTTCCAGACTGGGGCTTTCTGTGCCGATTCGAGTCCGTTCTTTACCAGCACGTTGTCGGGCATGGAATCGAGCAGGAATTCGAATTCCTTGGCAGCCTGTCTGTAACTTCCGTTCTTCAGGAGAAGCCGTGCGTAAGCCAGGCGGTCGTTGAGGTCTGCCTGCTTGTATCGGATGGCATTGCTGTAGGCTGCCAGTGCCTTCGGCGTACTGTTGATTTTATCATAGCAGCGTGCCATCTTCAGAGCCACCTTGCCCCGGGCAGCCCGCTCTTTGGTAGGTGTCTTGGTGTACACCTTTTTATATTGGGTTGCCGCATCGTAGTATTCGCCTAAAGAAAGATGCTTGTCTGCTTTCTTCAGGTTCTGTTCAATGCCGCAACTTATCAGAAAGAGGCAGCTGATTGCTGTTATGATTTGATAAAATCTTATTTGTTTCATATTGATTTACATCTGCGAGAATGGCTGACGATATTGGCAGCCTGCCTTCCAGTTGCTGCAGCCATAGGCGGTCTTGCCCTTGATGATGACGCCCTTGCCGCAGAGCGGACATGGTTTGCCAACCATTGGGTCGGCAGCTGGAGCCGGCTGAGCAGGAGCATTCTGAGAATCTGTATTCTGTGCTGCTGCCTTATCGGCTTTCTTGGCTGGAGCCTTTCGGGCAGCCGGTTTCTTGGCAGCCGGTTTCTTCTTGAGGTCTTCCTCTGTCATGATGGTCACTCTCCGGTTGCTGTTGTCTGACAACACATCGATGACAATCTTGTTGATCTGTTCTTTCAGTCCGTTGATGAAGTCGGCAGGATCGTAGGTCTTGTGCTCGATGTCGCGGAGTTTCTTCTCCCAGATACCGGTCAGTTCGCAACTCTTCAGCAGTTCCTCATGGATGGTGTCAATGAGTTCGATGCCTGTCGGGGTTGCCATCAGATTCTTGCGCTGGCGACGGATGTAGTGGCGCTTGAAGAGGGTCTCGATGATGCCGGCACGGGAGGAAGGTCTGCCGATTCCGTTCTCCTTCAATGCTGCACGAAGTTCTTCGTCTTCTACGAATTTACCGGCTGTCTCCATCGCACGCAGCAGGGTTGCCTCGGTATAATACTTAGGTGGCGTGGTCCATTTCTCCGTCAGGGTAGGCTGATGTTCTCCCGATTCGCCTTTTGTGAAGGATGGGAGGGTTCTTTCTTCTACCACTTCCTTCTTGGCGCCGTTTCCTGAGTCTGCGTTTCCGTTGGCGTTATCTGAAGCATCATCGTCATCTGCATTCTTTACATCCTTGGCATAGACTACTCGCCAGCCCGGTTCGAGAATCTCCTTACCGCTCACCTTGAACTCTATCTTCTCCGGTTTCGGTCCATCTTCGTTGATGACTTCGCCCAAAACGGTGGTGGTGGAGAATTTACAGTCCGGATAGAACACGCTGATGAATCGCTTGGCGATGAGATCATAGACATTCGCCTCCATATCGGTGAGTCCGGTTGGCGGAACTCCGGTTGGGATGATGGCGTGGTGATCGGTTACCTTGCTGTTATCGAATACCTTCTTGCTCTTCGGCAACTTCTTGCCGGTGGCTGCGAGTTGCTGGATGAGTGGGAGGTATTTCTGCTGACTGGCTATCTTTGCCTGGCTCACACCGTTCAGAATCTGCGGACATTTCGGATAGATATCGTCGGTCAGGAACTGGGTATCTACACGAGGATAAGTGGTGTACTTCTTCTCGTAGAGACTCTGGATGAGCTTCAGCGTAATATCGGCAGAGTAGGCAAACTTCTTGTTGCAATCCACCTGTAGCGAGGTGAGGTCGTAGAGATGAGGTGGCGCCTCGTTTCCCTTCTTCTTGCTTACATCGGTAACGGTGAAGGGTTTGCCGGCGATGGTGCTGAAAGCCTTCTCGCCTTCCTCCTTGCTGGTAAACTTGCCGCTGGTTGCCGTAAACTGGGTGTCGCGATAGATGGTGGCGAGTACCCAGTAAGGTTCGGAAACGAAGTTGTCGATTTCCTTCTGGCGGTTTACGATGAGGGCAAGGGTAGGGGTCTGCACCCGACCGATGCTGAGCACCTGTCGATTCTGTCCATATTTCAATGTATAAAGTCGGGTGGCGTTCATACCGAGAATCCAGTCGCCGATGGCACGGGAAAGTCCGGCAAGATAGAGTGACTGGTATTCGGTCTGGTCTTTCAGTTCCTGGAAGCCCTGCTTGATGGCTTCATCGGTCATGGACGAAATCCACAGTCTCTTGACGGGGCATTTCGCCTGCGCTTTCTGCATCACCCATCTCTGGATAAGCTCTCCTTCCTGTCCGGCGTCACCGCAGTTGATGATGCTGTCGGCAGCCTGCATCAGTTTCTCGATGGTAGCAAACTGCTTCTTGATGCCTTCATCGTTGATGAGCTTGATACCGAATCGCTGTGGAATCATCGGCAACGCCGAAAGGCTCCAATGTTTCCACATCGGAGTATAATCATCCGGTTCCTTCAGCTCACAAAGGTGGCCGAAGGTCCATGTTACTTGGTAACCATTACCTTCCATATAACCGTCGCGTGCCGTGGTAGCCCCGATGATTCGGGCGATATCCTTAGCCACACTCGGTTTCTCTGCTATACAAACTATCATGTTTTATTCTTATTTCTGTTTGCAAAGGTACAATAAAATAATGAGATAGCCATCATTTCGCCTCCTTTTTCTCATTGCCGGGAATAAAAAAAGCCCTGTAAGGCTTGGGCACAATCTAGAACTTGTGCCTTGCCTTACAGGGCGTATTTTATAAATATCTGCGTAATCTTCGCAATCTGCGTGAGATAAAAATTATTCCCGCGTGCGATTACTCGTACTCCTGCCAGCTCTTAATCTGCAACTGGTCCTGGCTCATTGTGCAGAATGCCTCGATGAAGGCTGAAGCCAGACGGGCATTGGTGAACAGAGGAATGTTGTGGTCGATGGCGCCACGACGGATTCTGTAACCATTGGTCAACTCACGCTTGGTGTGATTCTTAGGGATGTTGACGATGAGGTCGAACTTGTGGTCGGCAATCATCTGCATCACGTTAGGAAGATCCTTTTGGTCCTCATCAGGCCATCCTACGGCTGTAGCCTTCACGTTGTTCTCGTTGAGGAACTTCGCTGTACCGGCTGTAGCATAGATGGTGTAACCGTTCTTCACCAGCGCCTGTGCAGCATCGAGCAGAGAAGCCTTCTCCTTGGCACCACCGCTTGAAAGCATGATGCCCTTGTCCTTAGAAGGAATCTTGTAGCCGGTAGCAATCAATGAGTTGAGCAATGCCTCTTCGAAAGTATCACCCATACAGCCTACCTCACCGGTAGAGCTCATATCCACACCCAAAACTGGGTCGGCGTTCTGCAAGCGGGCGAATGAGAACTGGGATGCCTTCACACCCATACGGTCGATATCGAAAGCAGACTTATCCGGTTTCTGATATGGAGCATCGAGCATGATGCGGGTAGCCGTTTCGATGAAGTTGCGCTTCAATACCTTGCTTACAAATGGGAACGAACGGGATGCACGGAGGTTACACTCGATTACCTTTACATCACGACCCTTAGCCAGGTACTGGATATTGAAAGGACCAGAGATGTTGAGCTCCTTGGCGATGGCACGTGAAATCTTCTTGATCTGACGGGCTGTAGCGAAGGAAATCTGCTGGGCTGGGAAGGTCATGGTTGCGTCACCAGAGTGAACACCAGCATACTCTACGTGCTCTGAAATACCATACTCTACAATCTCACCGTTCTGGGCAACACCATCGAACTCAATCTCGTTGGTCTCTGTCATAAACTGAGAGATAACTACTGGGTATTCCTTAGAAACCTCAGAAGCTGCCTCCAGGAAGCGACGCAACTCATCATCATCGTGGCAAACGTTCATGGCTGCACCGGAAAGAACGTAGGAAGGACGAACGAGAACAGGATAGCCTACCTCGTCGATGAACTTCTGGACATCCTCCATTGATGTGAGGGCGCTCCACTTAGGCTGGTCGATACCCAACTTATCGAGCATGGCAGAGAACTTACCGCGGTTCTCGGCACGGTCGATGTTGACTGGAGATGTACCCAGAATTGGCACAGACTGGCGATGAAGCTTCATAGCCAGGTTGTTTGGAATCTGACCACCCACAGAAACAATCACGCCACGTGGTGACTCCAGGTCGATGACATCGAGTACACGCTCGAATGAAAGCTCATCGAAGTAGAGACGGTCGCACATATCGTAGTCGGTAGATACGGTCTCCGGGTTGTAGTTGATCATGATTGACTTGTAACCCAACTTGCGGGCTGTATTGATGGCGTTTACTGAACACCAGTCGAACTCTACGGAAGAACCGATGCGGTAAGCACCCGAACCGAGAACGATGACAGACTTCTCGTTCTTGTAGTAGTTGATGTCGTACCCCTCTACAGCGTATGTCATGTAGAGATAGTTGGTGAGGTCAGGATGCTCGCTTGCCACAGTAGGGATGCGCTTTACGGCAGGAAGAATGTTCAGCTTCTTGCGCAGGGCACGAACAGCCAGCACCTCCTTCTCCATGTTGGTATCTTTGGTCTTCAATACGAAGCGGCCAATCTGGAAGTCAGAGAAGCCCAATACCTTAGCCTCGCGCAATACCTCGGCAGGAATCTCCTCCAGAGTATTATATTCAGAAAGCTTGTGCTTGTAATCTACGATATTCTTCATGCGCTCGATGAACCAAGGATCAATCTTGGTCAACTCCTCGATGCGCTCGATGGTGTAACCTTCCTCCAAAGCCTGGGCGATGGCGAAGATACGGAGGTCGGTAGGGTTAGAAAGTTCCTCATCCAAGTTATTAAACTTGGTGTGGTCGTTGCCTACGAAACCGTGCATTCCCTGACCAATCATACGGAGACCCTTCTGGAGCATCTCCTCGAATGAACGGCCGATAGACATGATTTCGCCTACAGACTTCATGGAAGAACCAATCTTGCGGCTTACACCGGCAAATTTGGTAAGGTCCCAACGAGGAATCTTACAGATCATATAGTCGAGTGATGGAGCCAC
This window encodes:
- a CDS encoding dihydrofolate reductase, translating into MLSIIACISKVHRAIGYKNRLLYAIPSDMTRFRMLTTGHTIIMGRKTFESLPNGALPNRRNIVISKTREQITGCEVYTSLEEALAARKEEAARKEEVGNKETVGSKEASDECFIIGGASIYEQALPFADKLYLTIVEKEPEHADTFFPEINPAEWEVTEKEMRNENGLPFTFLTLYRRQ
- a CDS encoding RsmB/NOP family class I SAM-dependent RNA methyltransferase, whose translation is MKTLPEDFRTYTQALMGEKLYQRLEHAILEEEAPTSIRINPFKCKDADGEPVPWCPETGRYLSTRPGFTFDPLLHAGLYYVQEASSMFVDMAIRQYVKEPVMMLDLCAAPGGKSTAVRAALPEGSLLFSNEPMRTRSQILAENVQKFGHPDMIVTNNYPRDYKKSKLQFDVILTDVPCSGEGMFRKDEGAIGEWSTQNVNNCWQLQREIVSDIWNCLKPGGILIYSTCTFNAHEDEENVDWICEELGAEVMALEGVEDTWNITRNLTGTDFPVYRFIPGVSRGEGLFMAILKKEGEWEAGSPAKENRKDKKKKDKKVAKGKGPEIPDGWLKADTEWMPAESNETVYAIPGRWKDIYNQAEKNLKVLHAGVKLGTDKGKGLIPDQALALSTMLNKDHFPQVELSYDDAIRYLRKETVNLPADTPKGYVLITYRQVPIGWEKNIGNRANNLYPQEWKIKSSHIPEEQFTVNSL
- a CDS encoding DUF6249 domain-containing protein yields the protein MKKAILALALVMSIGATQVSLASSAPKHRYHPTTQQVDSKAAPASAAQPSASKDKDDEALEAYSDTTSTDSANYDDYDENDNKSVHSRYSLDNYDDPFDFIGSVFGGGALAVMIIFCIIFGLLFVFAPLIIVFLVIRYLIRRHNDRMKLAEMAMEKGINVPESDRPIDKQSDEYLVKRGLRNAFLGAGLCAMFAWWDADFLAGIGALVFFYGLGQTLIGSLPAIKDWWRNRHGDQGTGYNGTPV
- a CDS encoding RNA polymerase sigma factor, translating into MEKLSDISLVTKVVMLHDRKSFDLLVRKYQSPIRGFFLRQTLGDAQLSDDLAQDTFVKAYTHLSGFRGTASFSTWLYRIAYNVWYDYTRSYKETQDIDTPAVARQNAQGVNTGLKMDLLNALRILSENERTCITLQLMDGLSIDKIAEVTGMAQGTIKSHLSRGKQKLASYLKKNGYDR
- a CDS encoding DUF5056 domain-containing protein, whose translation is MTDKINDKKLESMKGEPLAPQDEELLQMFFSDCQMSEIPDDGFSDRVMQALPALPETGTAMSLVKRQRLEHLWTAACVAAGIIIAVVCQGWEQIQGWLFSMKIDFLLSGSRALTHVADSIAHSQNLLMVLAGFVVLIMVWGYNELADARQ
- a CDS encoding OmpA family protein, whose translation is MKQIRFYQIITAISCLFLISCGIEQNLKKADKHLSLGEYYDAATQYKKVYTKTPTKERAARGKVALKMARCYDKINSTPKALAAYSNAIRYKQADLNDRLAYARLLLKNGSYRQAAKEFEFLLDSMPDNVLVKNGLESAQKAPVWKKEGSRYKVKRMDVFNSRRDDYSPMFLSDDYSQLYFTSTRNEAQGSDLNGVTGTKSADIFFSEKNDKGKWSKPEAIGTGLNTDYEEGACCFTPDGKQMYLTQCATDPTSPRLAQIVTSNRSDAAWSKPTNLEISKDTLSCFAHPAISPDGEWLYFVSDMPGGKGGLDIWRVRITPAGLGGVENLGEPINTPGDEMFPTFRPNGDFYFSSNGHVGMGGLDIYIAKVNSITRKYELTHPGYPLNTEADDFGMTFEGLHNQGFFCSNRKDGRGYDHIYSFENPEIVTTMKGWVYEKDGYELPAAEVRIVGNDGTNRKLSVKGDGSFVLPINPHVDYLVMASCKGYLNHKEELRVDSAKESKEYVLQFPLASITAPVLIDNIFYDFDKATLTEASTTALDQLVTLLKENPHVTIELSAHCDYKGNSEYNKHLSQRRAQSVVDYLIKHGIEKERLTPVGYGKEKPKNVRKKLTVKYPWLKEGDVLNEEFILKQSKEHQEICNQLNRRTEFKVLRTTYKLF
- a CDS encoding DNA topoisomerase 3: MIVCIAEKPSVAKDIARIIGATTARDGYMEGNGYQVTWTFGHLCELKEPDDYTPMWKHWSLSALPMIPQRFGIKLINDEGIKKQFATIEKLMQAADSIINCGDAGQEGELIQRWVMQKAQAKCPVKRLWISSMTDEAIKQGFQELKDQTEYQSLYLAGLSRAIGDWILGMNATRLYTLKYGQNRQVLSIGRVQTPTLALIVNRQKEIDNFVSEPYWVLATIYRDTQFTATSGKFTSKEEGEKAFSTIAGKPFTVTDVSKKKGNEAPPHLYDLTSLQVDCNKKFAYSADITLKLIQSLYEKKYTTYPRVDTQFLTDDIYPKCPQILNGVSQAKIASQQKYLPLIQQLAATGKKLPKSKKVFDNSKVTDHHAIIPTGVPPTGLTDMEANVYDLIAKRFISVFYPDCKFSTTTVLGEVINEDGPKPEKIEFKVSGKEILEPGWRVVYAKDVKNADDDDASDNANGNADSGNGAKKEVVEERTLPSFTKGESGEHQPTLTEKWTTPPKYYTEATLLRAMETAGKFVEDEELRAALKENGIGRPSSRAGIIETLFKRHYIRRQRKNLMATPTGIELIDTIHEELLKSCELTGIWEKKLRDIEHKTYDPADFINGLKEQINKIVIDVLSDNSNRRVTIMTEEDLKKKPAAKKPAARKAPAKKADKAAAQNTDSQNAPAQPAPAADPMVGKPCPLCGKGVIIKGKTAYGCSNWKAGCQYRQPFSQM
- the carB gene encoding carbamoyl-phosphate synthase (glutamine-hydrolyzing) large subunit codes for the protein MKKQLKKVLVLGSGALKIGQAGEFDYSGSQALKALREEGISSVLINPNVATIQTSEGIADKVYFLPVTPFFVTEIIKKERPDGIMLAWGGQTGLNVGTELYLNGVLKEYGVDVLGTSVEAIMNTEDRDLFVKELNKVDLKVPVSHACENMEEAVAAARNIGYPIMIRSAYALGGLGSGVCKTEEEFKEIAESAFTFAPQVLVEESLKGWKEIEFECIRDANDRCFTVASMENFDPLGIHTGESIVVAPTCSLTDEQVKMLQDIAVKCVRHLNIVGECNIQYAFNAETNDYRIIEINARLSRSSALASKATGYPLAFVAAKIALGYTLDQIGEMGTPNSAYVAPSLDYMICKIPRWDLTKFAGVSRKIGSSMKSVGEIMSIGRSFEEMLQKGLRMIGQGMHGFVGNDHTKFNNLDEELSNPTDLRIFAIAQALEEGYTIERIEELTKIDPWFIERMKNIVDYKHKLSEYNTLEEIPAEVLREAKVLGFSDFQIGRFVLKTKDTNMEKEVLAVRALRKKLNILPAVKRIPTVASEHPDLTNYLYMTYAVEGYDINYYKNEKSVIVLGSGAYRIGSSVEFDWCSVNAINTARKLGYKSIMINYNPETVSTDYDMCDRLYFDELSFERVLDVIDLESPRGVIVSVGGQIPNNLAMKLHRQSVPILGTSPVNIDRAENRGKFSAMLDKLGIDQPKWSALTSMEDVQKFIDEVGYPVLVRPSYVLSGAAMNVCHDDDELRRFLEAASEVSKEYPVVISQFMTETNEIEFDGVAQNGEIVEYGISEHVEYAGVHSGDATMTFPAQQISFATARQIKKISRAIAKELNISGPFNIQYLAKGRDVKVIECNLRASRSFPFVSKVLKRNFIETATRIMLDAPYQKPDKSAFDIDRMGVKASQFSFARLQNADPVLGVDMSSTGEVGCMGDTFEEALLNSLIATGYKIPSKDKGIMLSSGGAKEKASLLDAAQALVKNGYTIYATAGTAKFLNENNVKATAVGWPDEDQKDLPNVMQMIADHKFDLIVNIPKNHTKRELTNGYRIRRGAIDHNIPLFTNARLASAFIEAFCTMSQDQLQIKSWQEYE